The DNA region CGCGCGACTACCGAACGAGCCAGCACCGTGACAAGCGGCTGGCCCGCGCGTTGATGCTGGAGATGTTCCGCAGCGGCGTGTTCCTCAACCCGATGGGGACCAAGCTCTACCTGTCGCTCGCCCACGACGAGCAGGCCTGCGACACGCTGCTCGACCGGTTCGACGCCGCGTTGTCAACCGTCATGGCCACTATCTCACACGAGGCCCACAGCAGCGTAGGCTGAGCACAATGGGCCGAACTGGCAGGCAACTCCGTGGAGAGCCGCAGATCGCCGTCGACAAACGCCGATTCGATTGCGAACCGTCTATCGACGCTTCTCGGCGTTCATCCGCCGATTCGTCTCTTGTACTCTTCGACCCTCCTGCTCAAAACTCAGCGTCCCACGCCCGCCCGAGCAGCCCGAGCAGCGTGGGCGGGTCGAAGCGCCTGGGGTTGTTCGCCATCCGCTCTTGGTTGACGCTGCCGGCGATCGCCGCCAACGCCTCCTCGGGGACGCCGGCTTCGCGGAGGCTCCGCGGCAGGCCGAGCTCGCCCAGCAGCGCCCAGACCGCCCGCGGCAGCTCGGCGGGCGCACAACCCAGCAGCGCGGCGCCGCACGCCGCACGCCGCCGCACGTACGCGGGCCCACGCGGGTCGACGCAGTCGTCGTTTCCCGTCCGCGCGTTCGCGTCGCCGAACCAGCCGAGCGTCAGCGCCACCGCGTGGCCGTGGGCGATCCCGTAGCGGGACGTCAAACTGTAGGAAACCGCATGGGCCGCGGTCGTCTTGCCGAGGTTGATCGCCTGCCCGGCAAGGAACGCGCCGGCCATCATCCGGGTGCGGGACGCCCCGTCCCCCCGTGTCACGCTGGCGTGCAGCGCAGAGGCCACGAGCCGCCCCGCGGCCCCGGCGTAGCGGTACGACCGGGCCGTCCCCCCAACCGCCCACAGCGACTCGACGGCCTGCGCTAGGGCGTCGAGCCCCGAGACCGCCGCCAGGCGGGCCGGCATCGCGGCGACCAGCGTGGGGTCGAGGATCACGCAGCCCGGTCGCATCTGGGGGCAGGCGTACGACTTCTTGATCCCCGCGTCGTACGCCACGGCAAACTGGGTCGCTTCGCTCCCCGACCCCGACGTGGTGGGCGCCGCAATCAACGCAGGCGCCGGGTGCAGTGAGTCCGCCCGGGCCGACGCGGCGACCCCCGCCCAAGTCCCCGCGGCCGCTAGCTTGGCGATGTCCAGGCACGACCCTCCCCCGACCGCCACGACCGCCTCGGCACGCAGCTCGGCCGCGGCACGCGCCGCGGCCACTGCCTGAGAGAGCTTCGGGTTGGGGCAGAAATCTTCGAACCGCTGCACCACGGCGCCCGCGAGCTGGCGCTCGATCCGGCCCCAAGCCCGGGCGGCGTCTGCGGCGCCGCTGTCGACCACCAGCAGCACGCGCGTCGCCCCGATTTGGTGGAGCAGCAGCCCCAGCTCGTCGAGCGAGTAGGCGACGCGTTGGCCGCTCCCGGCGATCAGCGTGTGGGCTTCTTCCCCACAGGCACTGGCGAAGGGCGAGGTTGGCGAGTGAACGTTCATGGCGGTCGGCCGAGCGCGGTGGGAGTTGTGCGCATTCTCCCATTAGATTGTGAAGCTTTCGTGAGTCGGTCGCTCCCTTGCTTGGGCGCCGACGGGCGGCCCCCTAGGATCAGCCTCGTCGGATCGCGCGGGCCGATGGACTCCCGCTTGGCACATCCCAGTCGCAACGAAGCCCAACCGCAACAATGCCCCCGCGAATCTCGGTCCGACTCGAACAAGCGTCGCCCGCCGTCTTCTCGGCCTACTGCATCGCGGCGTCGTTTGGCGTCTATTTCTGCATGTACGCGTTCCGCAAGCCGTTCACGGCGGGGACGTTCTCCGGGGTCGAGCTGTACGGACTGGACTACAAGACGGTGCTGGTGGTCAGCCAGGTGCTGGGCTACACGCTGTCAAAGTTTATCGGCATCCGCTTCATCGCCGAGGCCCGGCCCGGCAGGCGTGCCGCGAGCATCGTGGCGCTGATCGCGGCGGCCCACGCGGCGCTGCTGCTGTTTGGCGTCGTGCCGAGCCCGTACAACTTTGTGTTTCTGTTCCTCAACGGCTTGCCGCTGGGGATGGTGTTCGGGCTGGTGCTCGGTTTCCTGGAAGGGCGCCGCGTGACCGAGGCCCTGTCGGCGGGGCTGTGCGCCAGCTTCATCGTCTCGTCGGGCGCCGTGAAGACGGTGGGCCAGGCCCTGCTGCTTTGGGGCGGGGTCTCGGAGTACTGGATGCCGTTCGTTACCGGCTTGGTCTTTTGGCCTCCGCTGCTGGTGTGTGTTTGGCTGCTCGCCCAGATCCCGGCCCCCACGCAAGCCGACGTGGCGCTGCGTGCGGAGCGAACGCCCATTGATCGCGTTGCACGGAGGGCGCTGCTGCGCCGGCACGGCGTGGGGCTGCTGCTGTTGGTCGCGGTGTTTACGCTGCTGACGATCCTGCGGAGCGTCCGCGACGACTTTGCGGTCGAGGTCTGGTCGGCGCTCGGCTACGACAAGACCCCGAGCGTCTTCACGATCTCAGAAACGCTGGTGATGTTTGCGGCGATCGCCATCAACGGGCTCGCCTTCCTGATACCCGACAACCGCACGGCGTTCTTCACGGCCATCTACACGATCCTCGCCGGGTTCGTCGTGATCGGCCTGGTGACGCTGCTATACCTGGGGGGCGGGGTGGATGGGTTTACCTACATGGTTGTCGTGGGGATCGGCGCCTACGTCCCCTACGTGGCCTTCCACACGACGCTGTTCGAGCGGATGATCGCCTTGTTCCGCGACCGGGCTAACCTGGGCTACCTGATGTACCTGGCCGACGCGTTCGGCTACCTGGGCTACGTGCTGGTGCTGCTGGCCAAGGACGTCGCGAGCTTCGAGGCCAACTACCTGCGGCTGCTGATCGGCGCCTCGCTGGCAGTCAGCCTGGCGTCGCTAGTGATGATGGGCCTGGCCTACTTCTACTTCCGTCGCCAGACCGACGCCGCGCGGTTCGAGCAACCAGCGCTCGCCGCGGCCCACGGCTCGTAGCGGGCCGGCTACGGGTTGCTCTGGCCGCCGGCCAACTCGATCCGCAGCTCCAGCACCTGCCGGCGCGGCCGGTCGATGCCCAGCAGCACGCCGGGCCGGCCGGGGTCCCAGGCGAACCCTTGGCCGGTAAGCGGCGCGGCGATCGTGCGGCGGAGCACCAGCTCGGCGCCGGCCGCAGGCAGTTCGAGCTCGTACAATTCGCCCCGATCGTGCCCCGTGCAGTAGAGTCGCCCGTTGGCGCCCCACGCCCCGCCCGAGCAGCTGTGCGGCTCGAAACGCCCGAGCACCTCGGCCGGAAACACCCACCCCCCGGTACGCCGCCACCGGCGGTCGAAGCGCACCAGCGAGGTCCACCGCGCGTCGCGGGCGTGCGGATCGTCGTTGACCGGCGCGGTGTAGTGGGCGAACACGCCCCACCAGGCGCCGTCGTGCGAGTCGATCCAGGTGAGCGAGCCCGCGGCGATCCCCAGGCTGTGGGACTCGACGTGCTCGAGCGTCTGAGCGTCCCACACCTCAACCGAGCTTGTCTCGGGGTAGCGAGGGAAGTTCGAGTGGGCGCAGTACAGCTTCCCGTCGAGCACCACGCCGGAGTTGAGGTGCTCTAGCGGCATTGATTCCGAGGCCGTCCAGTGACGCAGCACCGCGCCCGTCGACCTGGCGTGTTGGGCCACCCGGCGGTTGCCGATCGCAAAGAAGCAGTGCGGATCGACCGCTACCGCTTGCGTCGCCACGGGCGCGTCGTAGCGTCGCAGAACCGCGGCGTCTTGCGCCACGACCGCCGGGACAAGGAGAGCTGCGATCAGCGTCAGCGGTAGGCCTTGGGGGGCTGTCTCGAAGGTCATCGCCGGGCGACTCTGGGGGTAAACGACGGGCGTGGCAGGCGGCATTGTGGGTGCTTGATTCTGGACGCGCACTGTGAAGAACGTGGGAAGCCGCCCGCCGTGGGTCGGGTCGGCCGGAGTCGGAGCATGCATGCTCTGCGTCGCACGGTGTGTTGCGGACAGGCTCGCTCGATCCCAAGCCAACCCTGCATCCCGCCGCGGGCGCTACCGCTGCAAGCAGTAGCCTTGGGTGATCGATTGGGGCGTTCCGGCACTACCGGCCGGGGGCTAAAAAAAAGGGCTCCCCTCAAGCGTGCTCCCCCCTCCCCCGCCGGCCGCCCGGACGCAGCAGCGTCCGAAGCGGCCCGCCGGGAGTGGGGCGCCGCCCCGACCGCTACCGCCGCCGCTGCACCCGTCGCCTCGGCGCCGGCCTCGACAAGGCCCGCTTCTGCTGCGCGAGCCTGCAACAGGCAAAGACTCCCCCTACCGCGAGCACGACGACGGTCGGCCAGAACGCGGTGGTGAACAGCACGGCCAGAACAACGCACGCCCAGAACACGACCCCCCGCGGGGGCGGCCGCGTCCAGAACTCGGGGCGCGGGGCCCCTTGGTTTTCGTTACCCGACAAGGGTTGCCTCCTTGGCTCGGTGGGTTGAAACAATAAGCTCGCTCGCCAGCAGGTTGAGCGACAGGTCGGCGTCCAGCGGCTGCCCTCGCAGCCAGCGGACCAGCTGCGAGAGCATCAGCCCCGCGGTCATGCCGGCGGCGTAGATCGTCGACCTTGCCGTGCAGGCGCCCGCCTGGGCCTCGTGCTGCGGAAACAGCGATTGGGAGTAGTGCGCGCGGCTGGCGGCGTCACACGCACTAAGCACCCGCAGGGTCTCGCCCCGCATCCGCCCGTCGGCCCAGAAGCCG from Pirellulimonas nuda includes:
- a CDS encoding DUF5690 family protein gives rise to the protein MPPRISVRLEQASPAVFSAYCIAASFGVYFCMYAFRKPFTAGTFSGVELYGLDYKTVLVVSQVLGYTLSKFIGIRFIAEARPGRRAASIVALIAAAHAALLLFGVVPSPYNFVFLFLNGLPLGMVFGLVLGFLEGRRVTEALSAGLCASFIVSSGAVKTVGQALLLWGGVSEYWMPFVTGLVFWPPLLVCVWLLAQIPAPTQADVALRAERTPIDRVARRALLRRHGVGLLLLVAVFTLLTILRSVRDDFAVEVWSALGYDKTPSVFTISETLVMFAAIAINGLAFLIPDNRTAFFTAIYTILAGFVVIGLVTLLYLGGGVDGFTYMVVVGIGAYVPYVAFHTTLFERMIALFRDRANLGYLMYLADAFGYLGYVLVLLAKDVASFEANYLRLLIGASLAVSLASLVMMGLAYFYFRRQTDAARFEQPALAAAHGS
- a CDS encoding iron-containing alcohol dehydrogenase produces the protein MNVHSPTSPFASACGEEAHTLIAGSGQRVAYSLDELGLLLHQIGATRVLLVVDSGAADAARAWGRIERQLAGAVVQRFEDFCPNPKLSQAVAAARAAAELRAEAVVAVGGGSCLDIAKLAAAGTWAGVAASARADSLHPAPALIAAPTTSGSGSEATQFAVAYDAGIKKSYACPQMRPGCVILDPTLVAAMPARLAAVSGLDALAQAVESLWAVGGTARSYRYAGAAGRLVASALHASVTRGDGASRTRMMAGAFLAGQAINLGKTTAAHAVSYSLTSRYGIAHGHAVALTLGWFGDANARTGNDDCVDPRGPAYVRRRAACGAALLGCAPAELPRAVWALLGELGLPRSLREAGVPEEALAAIAGSVNQERMANNPRRFDPPTLLGLLGRAWDAEF